The Funiculus sociatus GB2-C1 DNA segment CGGTACCCAGTCCCTCGAGGACTTAAATATAACTCGGCCCTGCTGCTACCTCCGGTTCGGAGCCACTCGCCTGGCAATAGGTATTGACCAGTGGATTGGATTCTACCTGACCAACCTCCTATCCTGCTGGGGCTGTGGAATCGAACATCTGCGCTAACATTATGTAGGTCTACTCTCTGTTGAGCTGATGTAGGAGCTATCCAGGAGAGTGCTAGGAGACTACTAGTAGCTATCAGCTCCCAGCTTAAAAACCAAGTCTGTTTTTTCATTGAAACATTGTCTGTGTCAAGTTGTTTCTGATGACCTTGATTGACCGACAAATATTACTTTATTTCCTCATGTATGAAGAAATATTTATGATCTAACAGTACCCCTATGGGTACTTTCATGACAAGCTAAGAGCGTGTTTGAAAAGTTGACAGGTGGAGATGGGGACAGTCAAGTCTCGCTCCGTGTAAAAGAGAACATTTCAGATGCTACTTTATCGCCGAGGCAATGGTCCTTGCAAAGCTTGCACTAAACGATCGAATTCGCGCTGGGCGCGACGGGGATGGACTAAATCTAGTGTAGTCACCATACTAAGTCGCGTAGGTAAGCGATTTGGGTCAATTGGCGTGAATTTGATGGGTAGCAGGCGGTAGCTGCCTTCCTGAATACCCATTGTTTGCACTAGAACATTCTCGAATTCTGTTACGTTATCTGCCAGGTAGGCTTCTGACAGTACGACTATAGTCCGTTTGGACTGAGCGATCCCATCCTCAATGTTGATTAAGCGGGCTACGCCTGGTGTTTCAACATCACCGGAAACTGCAATACGTAAACCAGCCTGTTCCAGTCGTGGCAGTAGCGTATCCCACACCCAGGTAGCATCAGGCTCTTCGTCTACGTAACTGATATAGACATCATAACGAAAGTCCTTCTCAACTATATCAGGGGGTTTCGGAGGTGGGGACAAGTTTGATGGACTGGGCTGACTATTCCTACTTTTGAGGACTGGTGTTAGAGACTCCGGAATTCCTTCTAAGTCAATTGCACTACAGCCAAACTCATAAGCATCTGCATAAGATCTTCCGGCTCCCAGCGCATCATAAAATCCCACCGCAAATTCGATCGCTGCCCGATCTCCAATTGCCTTGTTCATGCCCACCACACAATTAATATGCTGATGAATTGCCTCAGCTTGAGCCTCTGAATAGCAGGCATTGAGTACAACACACTCAATCTTGTCCTCAAACAACTTAAATAGTCTTGCCAGTG contains these protein-coding regions:
- a CDS encoding CHAT domain-containing protein, coding for MKKILILTANPKNTDKLRLDEEVREIQAGLERAQKRDRFELVTRWALRVDDLRRALLDNEPQIVHFSGHGAGEHGLALENSSGQMQLVSTESLARLFKLFEDKIECVVLNACYSEAQAEAIHQHINCVVGMNKAIGDRAAIEFAVGFYDALGAGRSYADAYEFGCSAIDLEGIPESLTPVLKSRNSQPSPSNLSPPPKPPDIVEKDFRYDVYISYVDEEPDATWVWDTLLPRLEQAGLRIAVSGDVETPGVARLINIEDGIAQSKRTIVVLSEAYLADNVTEFENVLVQTMGIQEGSYRLLPIKFTPIDPNRLPTRLSMVTTLDLVHPRRAQREFDRLVQALQGPLPRR